A single Arthrobacter dokdonellae DNA region contains:
- a CDS encoding IS5 family transposase (programmed frameshift): MPSSSGKAGRPFNDHRLTTEGIIYRYRAGIPWRDLPPHFGAWQSVWKRHRRYSLDGTWDQVLAALLTRADAVGLISWEVSVDSTVNRAHQHGTNLPRHTGGPVELQEPADEPADHAIGKSRGGLTTKIHALVDGNKRPLVLLLGPGQGGDAPMFENLMEALRVERAGPGRARTRPDRAMADKAYSSKGIRSYLRTHGIQCVIPEKEDQKANRKRKGSVGGRPVTYDKEAYKRRNVVERSFNTLKQWRGLATRYDKLAQTYRSAAVLQAVVIWTAALGDTP, encoded by the exons ATGCCGAGCTCGTCGGGGAAGGCTGGGCGGCCGTTCAATGACCACCGGCTCACGACGGAAGGCATCATTTACCGGTACCGGGCCGGGATTCCCTGGCGGGATCTGCCACCACATTTTGGTGCGTGGCAGTCGGTGTGGAAGCGTCACCGCCGCTACAGCCTGGACGGCACGTGGGACCAGGTCCTGGCCGCCTTGCTGACCCGTGCCGATGCGGTCGGGCTGATCAGCTGGGAAGTCTCGGTGGATTCCACGGTCAACCGCGCCCACCAGCACGGCACGAACCTGCCCCGCCACACAGGGGGACCTGTCGAATTACAAGAACCTGCT GATGAGCCCGCCGACCATGCCATCGGCAAGTCCCGCGGCGGACTGACCACCAAGATCCACGCCTTGGTCGACGGCAACAAACGCCCGCTGGTGTTGCTGCTTGGCCCCGGCCAGGGCGGGGACGCGCCCATGTTTGAAAACCTCATGGAAGCGTTGAGAGTAGAGCGGGCAGGTCCCGGGCGGGCGCGAACCCGCCCGGACCGTGCCATGGCCGACAAGGCCTACTCCTCCAAAGGGATCCGCAGCTACCTGCGCACCCACGGCATCCAATGCGTGATCCCCGAGAAGGAAGACCAGAAAGCCAACCGCAAGCGCAAGGGATCCGTCGGCGGCCGGCCCGTCACCTACGACAAGGAAGCCTACAAACGCCGCAACGTCGTCGAGCGCAGCTTCAACACCCTGAAGCAATGGCGCGGACTGGCCACACGCTACGACAAACTCGCCCAAACCTACCGATCAGCCGCCGTCCTGCAAGCAGTCGTCATCTGGACCGCAGCATTAGGAGACACGCCCTAG